Proteins from a genomic interval of Kitasatospora herbaricolor:
- a CDS encoding HNH endonuclease family protein, whose protein sequence is MPARRRALSTTAALLLSALALAGCTGDPTSSGDSAPSGGRGTSPLQNPDGTKPGLAPITSAADLGAARDLIAQVRTAVAGPKDGYDRDQFGPAWTDNVDGVALGHNKCDTRNDLLARDGRSVERKDGSDCTVSAMTIYDPYTGKTVKWSKTQASKIQIDHVMPLSYDWQMGAAKWDKAKRVQIANDPLNLVPADGQQNASKGDSGPSVWLPAAPAVRCSYAVRFAQVSLKYALPVTEADKKAMLQQCGG, encoded by the coding sequence GTGCCCGCCCGCCGCCGCGCCCTGTCCACGACCGCCGCCCTGCTGCTCTCCGCCCTGGCGCTGGCGGGGTGCACCGGCGACCCGACCAGCTCCGGCGACAGTGCCCCGTCCGGCGGCCGCGGCACCAGCCCGCTGCAGAACCCGGACGGCACCAAGCCCGGTCTGGCGCCGATCACTTCGGCGGCGGACCTGGGCGCGGCCCGCGACCTGATAGCCCAGGTGCGGACGGCGGTGGCCGGCCCCAAGGACGGCTACGACCGCGACCAGTTCGGGCCCGCCTGGACGGACAACGTCGACGGGGTGGCGCTCGGGCACAACAAGTGCGACACCCGCAACGACCTGCTGGCCCGGGACGGCCGGTCGGTCGAGCGCAAGGACGGGTCGGACTGCACGGTGAGCGCGATGACCATCTACGACCCGTACACCGGCAAGACCGTGAAGTGGTCCAAGACGCAGGCGTCGAAGATCCAGATAGACCACGTGATGCCGCTGTCCTACGACTGGCAGATGGGGGCCGCCAAGTGGGACAAGGCCAAGCGGGTGCAGATAGCCAACGACCCGCTCAACCTCGTCCCGGCCGACGGGCAGCAGAACGCCTCGAAGGGCGACTCGGGGCCGTCGGTCTGGCTGCCCGCCGCCCCGGCCGTCCGCTGCTCGTACGCCGTCCGCTTCGCGCAGGTCTCGCTGAAGTACGCCCTGCCCGTCACCGAGGCGGACAAGAAGGCGATGCTCCAGCAGTGCGGGGGCTGA
- a CDS encoding pentapeptide repeat-containing protein, with protein sequence MSEDRTAAAPAENRPDLRADCSNCFGLCCVALPFAASADFAVGKEAGKPCKNLRTDFRCGIHSRLRQEGFQGCTVYDCFGAGQQVSQVTFGGRDWRQAPETSRQMFEVFPVVRQLHELLWYLTEALTLPAARTVHADLRRALDDTGRLTRQSAEELAGLDVAAHRGRVNELLLRTSELVRATAGRKAKDHRGADLIGARLRKADLRGANLRGACLIAADLTGADLRGADLIGADFRDARIGGADLTGSIFLTQAQLNAAKGDAATRLPAALTRPAHWS encoded by the coding sequence GTGTCCGAGGACCGCACCGCCGCAGCACCCGCCGAGAACCGTCCCGACCTGCGGGCCGACTGCTCGAACTGCTTCGGGCTCTGCTGCGTCGCCCTGCCCTTCGCGGCCTCGGCCGACTTCGCGGTCGGCAAGGAGGCCGGGAAGCCCTGCAAGAACCTGCGGACCGACTTCCGCTGCGGCATCCACAGCCGGCTCCGCCAGGAGGGCTTCCAGGGCTGCACGGTGTACGACTGCTTCGGCGCCGGGCAGCAGGTCTCCCAGGTGACCTTCGGCGGACGTGACTGGCGGCAGGCCCCGGAGACCTCGCGGCAGATGTTCGAGGTGTTCCCGGTCGTCCGGCAGCTCCACGAACTGCTCTGGTACCTGACCGAGGCGCTCACCCTGCCGGCGGCCCGCACGGTGCACGCCGACCTCCGCCGGGCGCTCGACGACACCGGGCGGCTCACCCGGCAGAGCGCCGAGGAGCTCGCCGGGCTGGACGTCGCCGCGCACCGCGGACGCGTCAACGAACTGCTGCTGCGCACCAGCGAACTCGTCCGCGCCACCGCCGGACGCAAGGCCAAGGACCACCGCGGCGCCGACCTGATCGGCGCCCGGCTCCGCAAGGCCGACCTGCGCGGCGCCAACCTGCGCGGCGCCTGTCTGATCGCCGCCGACCTCACCGGCGCCGACCTGCGCGGGGCCGACCTGATCGGCGCCGACTTCCGGGACGCCAGGATCGGCGGCGCCGACCTCACCGGCAGCATCTTCCTGACCCAGGCCCAGCTGAACGCCGCGAAGGGCGACGCCGCCACCCGGCTGCCGGCCGCGCTGACCCGCCCGGCGCACTGGTCCTGA
- a CDS encoding glycosyltransferase family 39 protein, translating into MTTTSSFPPTSDPWPEAANYPPPQAPASATVDPIFPPAALPPRGPKGPASWGGRLRTLPARAWRGRADDPRWARPALLGLLAATAVLYFWNLSASGWANSFYSAAVQAGSQSWKAFFYGSSDAANFITVDKPPMSLWPMALSVRIFGLSSWAILAPQVLMAVATVGTVYAAVRRRFSPLGGLVAGGALALTPVAALMFRFNNPDALLVLLLTLAAYGVLRATETASTRWMVFTGVMFGFGFLTKTLQAFLVLPAFALIYLVIAPTGLGRRVRQLLLGALAMVVSAGWWVAVVQLVPAADRPYIGGSQDNSFLSVTFGYNGFGRITGNETGSVGGGGGGGGGAGGGGGMWGSTGITRLFDGDIGGQIAWLMPAALILLVLGLWATRRFPRTDSARAAFLVWGGWLVCTALTFSFMSGIFHQYYTVALVPAVAALVGMGVDGLWRVRHRLPHAAVLSATLAVTAVWSYVLLGRSSDFLPWLRWAVLVGGLAAAAALLLAGRLTARLAAVTGLVGLAAALGGPAAYAVDTVSTGHSGSIVTAGPQVQGGGFGPGGGRGGFGGRGGALEFPGTGQRQGQLGQGRNGFPGTGQGQNAPGLPGQGQNGQGQNGQALPGGQNGLPGMPPGGFGGRGGGTGGGGGMGGLLNGARVDSELAALLKQDADRYTWVAAAVGSQNQASYQLASGEPVMALGGFNGTDPSLTLSAFQQYVNEGRIHYFIGGGMGGWTGGTTAAADAGNGTAGAAGTAGAAGATGGAMAGGMPGGMAGGGMGGSSESSEIATWVASHYTAKTVGSATIYDLTAPTG; encoded by the coding sequence ATGACCACGACCAGTTCCTTCCCTCCGACCAGCGACCCGTGGCCCGAGGCTGCGAACTACCCGCCGCCGCAGGCCCCGGCGAGCGCCACGGTCGACCCGATCTTCCCGCCCGCCGCCCTGCCGCCGCGCGGCCCGAAGGGTCCGGCGTCCTGGGGCGGGCGCCTGCGCACGCTGCCGGCCCGCGCCTGGCGCGGACGCGCGGACGACCCGCGGTGGGCCAGGCCGGCCCTGCTGGGCCTGCTGGCGGCGACGGCCGTCCTCTACTTCTGGAACCTGAGCGCCTCCGGCTGGGCGAACTCCTTCTACTCCGCCGCCGTCCAGGCCGGCAGCCAGAGCTGGAAGGCCTTCTTCTACGGCTCCTCGGACGCCGCGAACTTCATCACCGTCGACAAGCCGCCGATGTCGCTCTGGCCGATGGCCCTCTCGGTGCGGATCTTCGGCCTCAGCTCGTGGGCGATCCTGGCCCCGCAGGTGCTGATGGCGGTCGCCACCGTCGGCACGGTGTACGCGGCGGTGCGCCGGCGCTTCTCCCCGCTGGGCGGCCTGGTGGCCGGCGGCGCGCTGGCCCTCACCCCCGTCGCGGCGCTGATGTTCCGGTTCAACAACCCGGACGCGCTGCTGGTGCTGCTGCTCACCCTGGCCGCGTACGGCGTGCTGCGGGCCACCGAGACGGCGAGCACCCGCTGGATGGTCTTCACCGGCGTGATGTTCGGCTTCGGGTTCCTCACCAAGACCCTGCAGGCCTTCCTGGTGCTGCCGGCCTTCGCCCTGATCTACCTGGTGATCGCCCCGACCGGCCTCGGCCGCCGGGTGCGGCAACTGCTCCTCGGCGCGCTGGCGATGGTCGTCTCGGCCGGCTGGTGGGTGGCGGTCGTGCAGCTCGTCCCAGCGGCCGACCGGCCGTACATCGGCGGCTCGCAGGACAACAGCTTCCTCTCGGTGACCTTCGGCTACAACGGCTTCGGCCGGATCACCGGCAACGAGACCGGCAGCGTCGGTGGCGGTGGCGGTGGTGGCGGCGGTGCGGGCGGCGGGGGCGGCATGTGGGGCAGCACCGGCATCACCCGGCTCTTCGACGGCGACATCGGCGGCCAGATCGCCTGGCTGATGCCGGCCGCGCTGATCCTGCTGGTCCTCGGCCTCTGGGCGACCCGGCGCTTCCCGCGGACCGACAGCGCCCGGGCGGCCTTCCTGGTCTGGGGCGGCTGGCTGGTCTGCACCGCGCTGACCTTCAGCTTCATGTCCGGGATCTTCCACCAGTACTACACGGTGGCGCTGGTCCCCGCGGTCGCCGCCCTGGTGGGCATGGGCGTGGACGGCCTCTGGCGGGTCCGGCACCGGCTGCCCCACGCGGCGGTGCTGAGCGCGACCCTCGCCGTCACCGCGGTCTGGTCGTACGTCCTGCTCGGGCGCAGCTCGGACTTCCTGCCCTGGCTGCGCTGGGCGGTGCTGGTCGGCGGACTCGCCGCGGCCGCGGCCCTGCTGCTGGCTGGCCGGCTGACGGCCCGGCTGGCCGCGGTGACCGGGCTGGTCGGCCTGGCGGCGGCGCTGGGCGGCCCGGCGGCGTACGCGGTGGACACGGTGTCCACCGGGCACTCGGGCTCGATCGTGACGGCCGGACCGCAGGTGCAGGGCGGGGGCTTCGGCCCCGGCGGCGGGCGCGGCGGCTTCGGCGGGCGCGGAGGCGCCCTGGAGTTCCCGGGCACGGGCCAGCGGCAGGGGCAGCTCGGCCAGGGCCGGAACGGCTTCCCCGGGACGGGGCAGGGCCAGAACGCCCCGGGCCTGCCCGGCCAGGGACAGAACGGGCAGGGCCAGAACGGCCAGGCACTGCCGGGCGGTCAGAACGGCCTCCCCGGGATGCCGCCGGGCGGCTTCGGCGGGCGGGGCGGCGGTACGGGCGGCGGGGGCGGCATGGGCGGTCTGCTGAACGGCGCCCGGGTCGACAGCGAGCTCGCGGCGCTGCTGAAGCAGGACGCCGACCGGTACACCTGGGTCGCGGCGGCGGTGGGCTCGCAGAACCAGGCCAGCTACCAGCTGGCCTCCGGCGAGCCGGTGATGGCCCTCGGCGGCTTCAACGGCACCGACCCCTCGCTGACCCTCAGCGCCTTCCAGCAGTACGTGAACGAGGGGCGGATCCACTACTTCATCGGTGGCGGCATGGGCGGCTGGACGGGCGGCACCACCGCCGCGGCCGACGCCGGGAACGGGACCGCCGGCGCGGCGGGTACGGCCGGCGCGGCGGGCGCCACCGGCGGCGCCATGGCGGGCGGCATGCCGGGCGGCATGGCGGGCGGCGGCATGGGCGGCTCGTCGGAGTCCTCGGAGATCGCCACCTGGGTGGCGTCCCACTACACCGCGAAGACCGTCGGCAGCGCGACGATCTACGACCTGACGGCCCCCACCGGCTGA